One Bacteroidales bacterium genomic window, TCTTTATATCCGCAAAGCATAAAACAAATTTTGACGAATTTCGAGAAAAAATTTACAATTTGGTTAGGGATATACATACTACAAGGTATCCTTATGATAAGTTTCTGTACTAGGTTTTCATGCTAAAAATCTTATAGTAATATTATAAGTTTTACAATTAAGTACTTGCCACTTAAAACATTATATCTTCAATTATTAAAAATTGATATCTGGAATAGCTATGAAAAATAAATTTTACAACATCAGCAAAGGTTTATTCAAGATGCAATTAGCGTCGCAAAGCCTTTCAGGGTTCATGAAACCTAAAAAAAACAGACCTGTTAAAGAACTCCTAACAATTCGTTTTTCTTCACTAATCGCAATTTTAATTTTTTTCATGATTGGTTGTAGTAAAGAAGATGATAATATTGAAAAACCGAATCCTCTTATCTCAGAATTTGTAGAAGAGGTGAACTCCGATAGCCTCAGAAATTCTGTGGAATGGCTTCAAAATATGCAAACCCGGTTTATGTTAGCCAATAATAGAAGGCTAGTTGCAAAGAATATCCAAAATAAATTTATTCAAATTGGATACCCAAATACTAAAATTGATTCATTCAGTAACACTCGATCGTTTAATAATATAGTATACCAAACTTGGCAATATAATGTGATTGCTACACTGGATGGAGGTTCAACACCAAATGACTTTTGTATCCTAGGTGCTCATTATGATTGTTATACTAAAAATGTAGATCAATTTAATTTAACACTTGGGGCAAACGATAATGCCAGTGGAGTTGCTGTTATTTTTGAAATTGCACGTTTAATCCACAAACAGGCTTTCATACCAAAAAACTCAATTCAGTTTGTTGCTTTTGCAGCAGAGGAACTTGGATTGTATGGAAGTTTGGATTTTTCGGCTAAAGTCGCAAGCTCCCAAACAAATATAGAAATGATGCTTAACTTTGATATGGTGGCTCATTGGCCTGGAAGCGATCCTTCTCTATGGACTATAAATATAGTAGATTATGAGAATTCTATGCAACTTCGTTTAAAGGCCGAAAAACTATGCTCACTTTATACTAGCTTAAAAACAATAAATAACAATACGGATTATAATCGAAGTGATAGCTATTCCTTTTTCAGATATGGTTATCAAGCACTTTTTTTTATGAGTTCAGCAACTGATAATACTTATCACACAACTGATGATATTTCATCAAACTGTAATTTTGATTATTGTAGAGAAGTAGCAAAAGCATCATACGCTTTGGTAATTGACAATAATTAGTCCTAATTTGGTCATAGCTATTATCAACTACCTGTTCATGTTTTGTTGGGGTATAGTTTAAAAGCATTATATCATGAAAAAACTCAAATTCCTTTTCCACAACCGAAAGTTGTATATTTTCTCTACTAGCATCTTGTTAATAGGGTATTCGATTATTTATCTTTTAATAACAGCAGCAAAAACGGATTTTGAGCCGCCACTTCCCTCCTCAACCGACGAACTTGATTTTCTTGATGTTGATCTTTTAACATTAAGTCAGGATGCAAAATTTGCATTCGAAAAAAAGAGCTATAAGGATGCCGCAAAAAAATATATTGAAATATTACATTATAAACCATCCGACGTTACAACACTTTACAATTTGGCAAGTTGCTATGCACTTCTTAAAAAACCAGAACTTGCTGCAAAAGCCTTAAACCATGCTTTAGATGCTGGTTTAAATGATATTTCAGGCCTGCTTTCAGATTCTGTTTGGACTAATGTTAAGAATAATCTCGTTTTCAAATCCACTTATGATCAAGCTGAGGGTTATAGAAAGGAAAGGGGTGAGCCATTTTACGCTGAGTGTAAAGTTTTAATACGTGGTCGTTTAAGACGACCCGATAGTTATGACTCCACCAAAACATACCCATTGTTGATTCTTCTTCATGGATATGGATCGTATGCAGAATCGTATATGTCCGTTAGAGACAAGATGGGTGCAACAAATTTTTTTGTTGCTGCTCCTCAAGGGCCATATCCAGAAAAACTACTGGAAATAAATAGTCCATCATACAGCTGGTTTTATCTTACTAAAAACAAAGATTTATGGAATAGGGCAGATCCAATGGCAATAGATTATATCCTTAATGTTATTGATGAGATTAAATGCCACTACAAAATTTCGGGGGTATACTTACTTGGACACTCTCAGGGCGGAGGGTTGGCCTATATGACAGGAATTAATGCTTCGAATAAGATATCAGGTATTATTTGCTTTGGAGCTGCCAATCCTAAAGAACTCGTAAGTCCAATGGCATTGAGCACTGCTTCCAAAAATTTACCTATTTTTATTGGCCATGGTTGGAATGATCCTAAGGTAAATTTTGAAAAGGCGCAACAAGCAAAATATTTACTAAAAGATTACCAATTCAATGTTACTTTTAAACCTTTTAAGGGCGGGCATTGGCTAGATGCCAATACTCTAATAGAGGCCAAGAAATGGATTGAGGAGGTTGAGGAGAAAAGAAACAATTCAGCCTCAAATGGCAGCTAAGCTATTTTTTCAAGAATAAATTAGCTGTGAATAGAATTTTCCGCTAGTAAGTTTTGTTCGATTATCGCAAAATGCGATATACTTCACAATTTTACTTCAAGTGAAAAATGCTACTACGGTAAATCGATGCATCTCCTCTTTTCCTGTGACTATTACAGAACCACAACGTAACCATGCATGAGCCGTTAGCTTGTTCAAACCATCTTTACCAACACCAAGGTACAATGTTGATTTTATTCCTTTACGTTTAAGTACGTTTTTTGCTGATATTCCTTTTGCAAAGCAGGATGTTTTCCATGGAGAGTATCGAACAGCACGTCGAATTGATTTTGCTACTTTCAGAACAATTATTCGGTTTTCTTCAGGAATCTCTGAAATAGACTCCACCCCTAAAACGCCTATTTTTCTCAGAATGATTCGTCGAGGAACACAAATTATAAGCAAGTTAATAAATGCTGTTTTTGTAAAGGTCAAAAGGAACAAGTTTCGTTCAAAACGATCTAGTTTAAAAAATCGAGAAATTAACCCAGGCATATAATATTTACTTAGCGGGTATGATAGTTAGTAGCTTTTTATCAAGAAGATGGTTAAGAAACTCCATAGTCTCCGCTTCGCATTGCTCACGGCTAACATCAAACTCATCGAGGAGTAATTCAATAAGTGTATTGACCTTAATAGGATTTTCAATGAGCTCCCACATCCTACTACCCACGGAATTTAAGCCAAAATACTCGCCATTCTCAATGCTCATCATTACAGTTTCCCCATCCATATTACTAGAGACTAACTTATTGCTACGCTGAATGATAGATTGGTAATCAATGATAATCATTAAATTAATTTTTGACAAAGATAGTTTTTTAAAATAAGTTACTTGTTGCTGTTTCTAGTAATAACAGACAACTGATGCCCACATTCCAACAACTTGCAACTTGCGCCAATCTAAACAAATCTACAATTATACTGTTTATCACTTTTACAAAGAAAATTAGGTTTTAAAAAATAACTTTTTTACGATAGCACGCTTTTTGTAGATGAATATATGCTATACTATAACCAATTAACTGATATTGTAGTACCTTTGTAGGTCAAAGTAGGGTTTGGCGTTACCTATTTTGTAACTCATTGATTTTAGCAACGTAAAACATAAAGAGACAGTTGGGCATTTGCGAATTTTAAACGGTATGAAAACAAATATGCATATAAAGATCCTGATGAAAAGAAAATTCATTCTTAGCCTTGTCCTGCTTTTGATTATGATGCTTAGTAATGAGGTTACTTTTGGAGCAACTTACTCAGCAGTGAAATCAGGATCATGGAGCGACCCATTAACTTGGGCTGCTGGTGGTACTACATTTCCTGGATCAGGTGATAATGTTACCGTACCTTTATCTTGGACAGTAACATTAACAGCAAATGCTGCTTGCAATAATTTGACTTTACTAGGAACCACAGGCACTCGCCTAGCAATCGGGGATTATACATTATCCGTAAATGGAACATTAAATGGCCCAAGCAGTTCATTTATCAATAATGTTATCATTACTACTGGAACTTCTGGTGAATTAAAATTTGTGGGTGGATCAAGGGCTTTGTTTGGAGCAAACTGGTCTGCTTCTCATACAAGTGCTTGGAATTGGAGGTGTGAGATTGCTCTTAACGTCGGAGCAATAGGAACTGCTTCAACCCATGTAAAGATGGGAGAACTAATCGTAACAGCTGGAACTTTTACTGTAGGAACAACTGTTGCTGCAAGAGATTTGCGAATTGATGGGGATGGTACAGACGGTTCCGGTACTGTTACAATTGCATCAGGTGCGTATTTAATTGTAACTGGCAGTATGGGTACAAGAACAACATTAACAACAACATATTGTGGTACAATTAACATTGATGGAACACTGATAATACAGGGAGCAAGGCTTAACGGTACAATAAACATCAACTCCGCAGGAGTTTTGGTTATGAAAAGACTAACAAATACCAATGTTGTTTTATCTAATCCAACGAATAATTTTACATATGCTGCTGGGTCAACATTACAATATGATTTGGAAGGATCGATTGGTAAAATTAATACTGGGGCTGAAATATCACAAGCAGTTTCATCAAGTTTATATCATTTAACTGTAAACAATACAAACAGTATAAATTTAAAAAACGACATTACAGTAAACGGAATATTAAAAATAATTCCTAGCGACATATATGCTGATGCAGGTGTGGTAATTACCTATGGTAGTTCTGGAGAATTATACTACCAGGGAGC contains:
- a CDS encoding lasso peptide biosynthesis PqqD family chaperone is translated as MIIIDYQSIIQRSNKLVSSNMDGETVMMSIENGEYFGLNSVGSRMWELIENPIKVNTLIELLLDEFDVSREQCEAETMEFLNHLLDKKLLTIIPAK
- a CDS encoding lasso peptide biosynthesis B2 protein; translation: MPGLISRFFKLDRFERNLFLLTFTKTAFINLLIICVPRRIILRKIGVLGVESISEIPEENRIIVLKVAKSIRRAVRYSPWKTSCFAKGISAKNVLKRKGIKSTLYLGVGKDGLNKLTAHAWLRCGSVIVTGKEEMHRFTVVAFFT
- a CDS encoding M28 family peptidase, giving the protein MKNKFYNISKGLFKMQLASQSLSGFMKPKKNRPVKELLTIRFSSLIAILIFFMIGCSKEDDNIEKPNPLISEFVEEVNSDSLRNSVEWLQNMQTRFMLANNRRLVAKNIQNKFIQIGYPNTKIDSFSNTRSFNNIVYQTWQYNVIATLDGGSTPNDFCILGAHYDCYTKNVDQFNLTLGANDNASGVAVIFEIARLIHKQAFIPKNSIQFVAFAAEELGLYGSLDFSAKVASSQTNIEMMLNFDMVAHWPGSDPSLWTINIVDYENSMQLRLKAEKLCSLYTSLKTINNNTDYNRSDSYSFFRYGYQALFFMSSATDNTYHTTDDISSNCNFDYCREVAKASYALVIDNN